The Deinococcus multiflagellatus genome includes the window CCGGCCACCATGAGTGCGGGTGACAACTTTGCCAAGGCCCAGGAGTTCGCGGTGCAGGCCGACGTGGCCTACCCCGTGCCCTTCTACGACCGCACCCTATGGAAAGCGGCCGTGGACCACGCCTACTACGCCGCCTCGCAGGAAGCCGGCAACCGCGACTACAACGCCTACCTCGCGCAGCTGTACACCAAGACCCAGTGGTGGATCAACGCCTACAACGCCTGGAACCGCCTGGGCACCCTGACCGACCAGGAAAAGCAGTGGGCGTCCCTCAGCGCCGCCAAACTGGCCTACCTCGCGCTGCAGCGCGGCGACACCACCATGGCCCGCATGTACGTGGACAAGGGCATGAGCTGGGCCCCCAGCGCCAGCCTGCAGGCCATCATGCAGCGCCTGCAGTAAGCAGAGCATCTTGCTTCCAAAAGCCCGCGCTTCGGCGCGGGTTTTTCGTTCCCCGTTGCCATGACCGGCGACGCTGTCAACGTTCCTGGTCGAAGAGTTCTTCCCGGGTCTGCGGTGGCGGTCTCTCCTCTCATCCGGGACTCCTCTGCTTTCAGAGCAGGCGTGGGACGCGCGAAGGGACGCTGTTCCATCGCCGTCGTCCCGTCTGTGCTCGTGCTGGCGCTCCTGCGGAGCTCTCCGAGTCCGCGAGTCTGCTTGCCCCTCGGCTTCGGCCCACCTGAGTGCCGTCTCATCGGACGAAATTCAACTTTCGCTCCCCAGGGCCACCCGCCGCCTCTTGCCTCAAGACCCAATCAGCTGCGTGGCACCTTCGCCGGGGCGGGGGTGCCCTACCCTGGGGCCATGAAACGGGTTGTGGCTCCTTTCCTCCTGTCTGCCCTGCTCGCGGGCTGCGTGCCCGCGCCGCTGCGCGCCAATCCCGAAGCGGCGGTGCGCCTGTCGGTGGCCCCGGCCGCTGCCCCCGCCCAGCCGCTGACTGGTGAAAGCAGTCTGTACCGCTTTCCCGGACCCGGCGCCCTGAACGTGCGCACCGAGCCCGGCGCGCTGGTGACCGCCATCGTGCTGCCGCCCGGCGGGGGCGCCCAGGTGGGCCAGACGGTTCGCACCGTGCCCGGCGAAACCGCCCAGCTGCCCTTGCCCGCCACCGAGGGCTTTACCCAGGTCTTCACCGTGGCCAGCCTTGTGCCGCTGGACCTGGGCAGCGCGGCCGGCGCGCGCAGCGTGAATGACATTGGCGCGGCAGTGCAGCGGGCCACGCAGGGGGCGCCCCGCACGGCCTACACGGTCGCCACCACGGTTTACCGCGCCGAGCGCCTGGGCAGCCTTCGCGTCGAGACGAGCGTGCCCGGCGCCCAGGTGCGCGTCAATGGCCGCTCCGCCGGGCTGGCCCCGGTCACGCTGGGCGATCTGCCCGCCGGGCAGGTGGAGGTAACGGCCACCCGGGAGGGCTACCGCCCCGCCTCGCAGCGGGTGAACATCGTTGGTGACCGCGCCACAGACGTGACCCTCAACTTGCGCCCGCTGACCGGGACCCTGCGCGTGGAGAGCCCGGTGGCCGCCGACGTGCTGGTAGAGCGGCGCCTGCTGGGGCTGGTGCTGCCGGGGCAGCCGCTGGAACTTCCGGTGCGCTCTG containing:
- a CDS encoding PEGA domain-containing protein, whose translation is MKRVVAPFLLSALLAGCVPAPLRANPEAAVRLSVAPAAAPAQPLTGESSLYRFPGPGALNVRTEPGALVTAIVLPPGGGAQVGQTVRTVPGETAQLPLPATEGFTQVFTVASLVPLDLGSAAGARSVNDIGAAVQRATQGAPRTAYTVATTVYRAERLGSLRVETSVPGAQVRVNGRSAGLAPVTLGDLPAGQVEVTATREGYRPASQRVNIVGDRATDVTLNLRPLTGTLRVESPVAADVLVERRLLGLVLPGQPLELPVRSGVVSLNVVPRDRALAPQTLLVRVNTDQLSRIECTLAGSAFRCDVR